A single Saccopteryx bilineata isolate mSacBil1 chromosome 7, mSacBil1_pri_phased_curated, whole genome shotgun sequence DNA region contains:
- the LRRN3 gene encoding leucine-rich repeat neuronal protein 3 encodes MKGVPLRMHVLLGLAITTTLVQAAERKAGCPQLCTCETRPWFTPRSVYMDAATVDCNDLGLAHFPAGLPADTQILLLQTNDIATIEPSVDFPVNLTGLDLSQNNLSSVTNINAKKLPRLLSVYLEENKLTELPERCLAGLSHLQELYVNHNWLSAIAPGAFLGLHSLLRLHLNSNRLQMIDSKWFDALPNLEILMIGENPIIRLTDMNFKPLINLRSLVIAGINLTEIPDNALVGLENLESISFYDNRLRKVPHVALQKAVNLKFLDLNKNPINRIRRGDFSNMLHLKELGINNMPELISIDSLAVDNLPDLRKIEATNNPRLSYIHPSAFFRLPKLETLMLNSNALSALYRSTVEALPNLREISIHSNPIRCDCVVRWMNMNKTNVRFMEPESLFCVDPPEFQGQNVRQVHFREMMEICLPLIAPESLPTHLDLEAGSHVSLHCRATAEPQPEIYWITPSGQKLSPNALTDRFYVHAEGTLDIRGIAPSEGGLYTCIATNLVGADLKSVMVRVDGSFPQDNNGSLNIKIKDVQANSVLVSWKASSKILKSSVKWTAFVKTENSHAAQSARIPSDIKVYNLTRLNPSTEYHICIDVPTLSQRNRKQCINVTTKGMDPDQEEHEKRSTAVLVACLGGFLGIIGVLCLFSCLSQKLNGDARHSYAGSYLPKPTFTLSELYPPLITLWEAGKEKSTTLEVKATVIGVPTNTS; translated from the coding sequence ATGAAGGGCGTGCCGCTCCGGATGCATGTGCTCCTGGGCCTGGCGATCACCACGACGCTGGTACAGGCTGCGGAGAGGAAAGCGGGCTGCCCGCAGCTATGCACGTGTGAAACCCGGCCGTGGTTCACGCCCCGATCCGTGTACATGGACGCGGCCACGGTGGACTGCAATGACCTGGGTCTTGCGCACTTCCCAGCCGGGCTGCCCGCCGACACGCAGATTCTGCTCCTGCAGACGAACGACATCGCCACCATCGAGCCCTCCGTCGACTTCCCGGTGAACCTCACCGGCCTGGACTTGTCTCAGAACAATTTATCTTCGGTCACCAACATTAACGCAAAAAAGCTGCCCCGTCTCCTGTCTGTGTACCTGGAGGAGAACAAACTCACGGAGCTGCCCGAGCGGTGTCTGGCTGGCCTGAGCCACTTACAGGAGCTCTATGTTAATCACAACTGGCTTTCGGCCATTGCGCCGGGGGCCTTTCTGGGCCTGCACAGCCTTCTGCGGCTTCATCTCAATTCCAACAGACTGCAGATGATCGACAGCAAGTGGTTTGATGCCCTTCCCAATCTGGAGATTCTGATGATCGGGGAGAATCCCATCATCCGCCTCACGGACATGAACTTTAAGCCGCTTATCAATCTGCGCAGCCTGGTGATAGCCGGCATCAACCTCACGGAGATACCGGATAATGCCTTGGTTGGGCTTGAAAACTTAGAAAGCATCTCTTTTTACGACAACAGGCTTAGGAAGGTGCCCCACGTGGCTCTCCAGAAAGCTGTCAACCTCAAGTTCTTGGATCTCAACAAAAACCCCATCAATAGGATACGCAGGGGCGACTTCAGCAATATGCTCCACTTGAAGGAGCTGGGGATCAATAATATGCCCGAGCTCATTTCCATCGACAGTCTCGCCGTGGATAACCTGCCGGATTTGAGGAAGATAGAGGCGACGAACAACCCCAGGCTGTCTTACATCCACCCCAGCGCGTTCTTCCGGCTGCCCAAGCTGGAGACCCTCATGCTGAACAGCAACGCCCTCAGCGCCCTGTACCGCAGCACCGTCGAGGCCCTGCCCAACCTCAGGGAGATCAGCATACACAGCAACCCCATCCGGTGCGACTGCGTCGTCCGCTGGATGAACATGAACAAAACCAACGTCCGGTTTATGGAGCCGGAGTCGCTGTTCTGCGTGGACCCCCCGGAATTCCAAGGTCAAAACGTCCGGCAGGTGCATTTCCGGGAGATGATGGAGATCTGTCTCCCTCTCATAGCGCCGGAGAGCTTACCTACCCACCTGGATTTGGAAGCCGGGAGCCATGTGTCTTTACACTGTAGGGCGACGGCGGAGCCACAGCCCGAGATCTACTGGATAACACCTTCTGGTCAGAAACTCTCGCCCAACGCCCTGACGGACAGGTTCTACGTCCACGCCGAGGGCACCCTAGATATCCGCGGCATCGCCCCGTCAGAGGGGGGTCTCTACACGTGCATAGCAACTAATCTGGTTGGTGCCGACTTAAAGTCTGTCATGGTCAGAGTGGATGGTTCTTTTCCCCAGGACAACAACGGCTCCttgaatatcaaaataaaagatgTCCAGGCCAATTCCGTTCTGGTGTCTTGGAAAGCGAGTTCAAAGATCCTCAAATCCAGCGTCAAGTGGACAGCCTTCGTCAAGACCGAAAACTCCCACGCCGCCCAGAGCGCCCGAATACCGTCCGACATCAAGGTCTACAATCTCACCCGCCTGAACCCCTCCACTGAGTACCACATCTGCATCGACGTCCCCACCCTCTCTCAGAGAAACCGGAAACAGTGCATTAACGTCACCACCAAAGGGATGGACCCTGACCAAGAAGAACACGAAAAGAGGAGCACCGCCGTGTTGGTGGCCTGCCTCGGGGGCTTTCTGGGGATTATCGGTGTGCTGTGTCTGTTCAGCTGCCTCTCTCAGAAGCTGAACGGCGATGCCAGACACAGCTACGCTGGGAGTTACTTACCGAAACCCACCTTCACGCTCAGTGAGCTTTACCCTCCCCTGATCACCCTCTGGGAAGCGGGCAAAGAAAAAAGTACGACGCTGGAAGTAAAAGCAACTGTTATAGGGGTGCCCACAAATACATCTTAA